The sequence below is a genomic window from Desulfuromonas sp..
TGACTCCAATGGCGATGGCAAAGCTGATCTGATCGCCTGCCCTCCGGGCTGGGGATGTGAGAAGGTCATTTCGCACCATATGGATGTTTATGGCCTCGAAGATCACATCAATCCGATCAAAGCCGGTTATTCAGCCAGCATGGCCGATGGTCTTGCCCGTTATAAAAACGGTCAACCGGTATTCTTTTATACCTGGGCTCCAAACTGGACGATTCACAAACTGAAGCCGGGCACCGATGTCATGTGGATTAATGTTCCGGAAATCAACCCAACACCGGCCCAAAAAAACTCCACAGAGCAGATGGTTCAAAGTGGTGTGACCGGAGCGGTCTCGGATCCGATCAAGCTCGGATTTGTTGTCGCCGATATCAGGATCGTTGCCAACAAGAAATTTTTAAAAGAAAATCCGGCGGCGGCCAAGTTATTTGAAATCATGAAACTTGACCTTGCCGATGTGAATGCGCAGAACACCAGAATGCAGGAAGGTGAAAAATCGGCAGAAGACATTCAAAAACATGTCAAGGAATGGATCAGTAAAAATCAG
It includes:
- a CDS encoding proline/glycine betaine ABC transporter substrate-binding protein ProX — its product is MKRLLMVLIMLSLALPAVAAHHKPGDGVTVKPARATWNTGYFNEALVREALTELGYEVEDVKELQNPLFYQSVTLGDVDYWANGWFPMHNDQTPKQFESRATPIGDLMKAGGLQGYLVSKKAVEKFNIKSLDDFKRDDVKKAFDSNGDGKADLIACPPGWGCEKVISHHMDVYGLEDHINPIKAGYSASMADGLARYKNGQPVFFYTWAPNWTIHKLKPGTDVMWINVPEINPTPAQKNSTEQMVQSGVTGAVSDPIKLGFVVADIRIVANKKFLKENPAAAKLFEIMKLDLADVNAQNTRMQEGEKSAEDIQKHVKEWISKNQETWNSWLDAARKAAM